The nucleotide window ggatctcttcctcttcctcccggaagTAGGCAGGCTTTCCCTGAGACGTGGGGGCCTGCTGGGCCTTCAGTGGACAGGAGGCCACCATATGGTTGATGCTTTGGCAGAAGTGGCACTTCTTGGGCTGGGGCGGCAGCTTGCATTCCTTGGCATGATGGTCCAGACCACCACAGTTATAGCACCTGGCACAAGACAGAATGGTAAAGGTGAGGGAAACATGGGAAGAAGCTTGAAGCCCCTTAAGGGATGACACCTTCATCCATGTTCATCACTGTAACCACCTTTCCCTTTATTATGCCCTTTCTAGATCTACCCGATGACCTTCAGACTCACATcagctgtggcacacaccttgatggatggatgggcccTCCCCTGGGTCCCAgggaaccatctcttcagccctagtttttattttcatttcgcGTCAAGGTTTCATTATATAGTCCCTTCAACTGGTGGGAGTCCTTTTTTGTCCCTGCTCAAGTCCTGCATGTTCCACCAGACCTGGCTAaggaaaggatttttttcctttcctttggtgacaggatctctctgtatatccctggctgtcttggaactcactctgtagaccaggctggtctccaactcagagatccacctgcccctgcctctgcctctgttaggattaaaggcatgcgccatcaccaccaAGCTAAGAGTTTCTAAAGCCAAATTAATATTACCTCTTTAGAGCTAAGAGGTTTTAAGCCCCATAGGAAAAACGCACACAGTAAGCAATTAGCGAGCTCGTAAGGAAACAGTAGATAACATATATGTAACATCTTACACCGCTGCTTACATGGTAGCCTTTGCTTCTAAAGTCAGTATGGACAGGCAGCGTCACTCCTAGCAATAGAAACTAGCCCGAGGACAAAGGGAGTTTCAAGCAACCACTGACTGCATCGCCGAAGCATAATTCACTGGTAACGGGGTTCAGGTGGGACCTGTGGGAGCACCATCCTGAGCAACTTCTACAAGCCGCCTTCTGGGCCATACCTGTCTCCTTTGGATCTTCGTTTCTGTGTGTTCTTCCCCTTCGGCCGCCGCTCACTCCCAATACAGAACACTCCACCAGGGCCAGTGACACGAATGGATTCCAGACCCTTGGCCGACTTCTTAAAGGTGAACTCTACGGCCTCCCCCTCCTTGAGGCTTCGGAAACCCTCCATGTGCAGCTTACTCTGGCAAAGGGAAACGCAAGATTTTACTGTAAGACAAAACTGCGAACATTTACCTGTTGTGTGAGACAGGaaccatttcacagatgagaaaacagccCACGCCTGTCACCCAATCGTAGGGTCACAATAAGAACAGCAAGCAATCGCCTCCATTCTTAGGAAATACACATTAAGATACTTAAACAGAAACATACTTAATGCTGTATTTATGGTTACTAAAGTGGCTTGTTTGTGGTGGCACaagtctctaatcccagcacttgggggacagacgcagatggatctctgaggtcGAGGTTAACCTTACCCATGCATGCACcaggatgagttccaggtcagccaggaccatagtgaggccctgtctctccCCACCACAAGCATACCCCCCCGccaataaaacataaacaaacaaacaaaaaacccagagagaTAAAAGGATACAGTAAAGAGGGCAAAATGTTAATGAAAGAATCTGGGGGGAAAGACTGAGAATATGTCTGTCTATTCCTGTAATCTTTAAATCTGAAATCATGAAAAATGTCAGTTTCAGGGCAAGGATTAAAATGGAATGTCATGGAGAGATTCCAGGAATGTGTTGAGAAGCTAAGAGGCCTGGAACTCCATCTGTTGAGCAGGCTGacccaaactcagatccacctgcctccgcctcccaattGCAGGAATTagaggcattcaccaccaccccaccactgtccagctcaaAATATATCTGGAGGAATTAAATACCTATTTGGTAAGAATAAGAATGGCAAGCCAGCATTATTGACACAGCACTAATCTCGAGGAGGCTCAGGAGAGAGGTTGAAACCTAGGAagacaggttcaaggccagcatggtctcaaaacagagaaacaaaaagtcaGACACAATCAGACAAATCTACAAGAAGCTACTActtgggggaaaactaaacacaTACTAGTgtaccaggtatggtggtacacctCTAGCCACCCCACCATGCCAGCACGCAGAGGCCTGGGCAGAAAGCACtgctggagaccagcctgggctgcacgaAGCTGGcagggtgtggttcagtgggtagtcagttgctgccaagcctgaaaatTTAGTAAGCTCAGTCTCTGGGCCCATGAGATGGAAGGACAGATgtggtcttctgacctccagatgtgCCATGTGTACTATACGCACCCAGgtatacacaaattaaaaaaatacaaaagccaACAGGTTTTGTTGTTCATGCCACATTTTGGTACCTCATCTGGGTACATTTTTGGATGAATTAATGAAGTATGGgtttctggtttttgagacagggtctcactatgctgtTCATacaggcctcaaattcatgattctcctgcctcagcctccaagtggCATGATTCCACATGGATTCCATGGCAATgaattagatttttattttttgacacctGTGTTGCCCAAACTGCTCTCAGATTTGTCAGCTCCAAAGTCTCCTGCCTCTTGAGCAGCTGGGCCCATGTGTGCACTCCCAGCAACAAGGAAACAGACAGTCAACTACTTGATTGGGAATGATGATCACGTCCGAAATAAAGACTTAGTGCAGTTTGCAGAGTCCAGCTCCTTTAAAAAGGAGCCCGATGCTCACGGTTGCCACCATTAGCACAGACCAGACCCTACTGTTTATTATTTCGGGAGGTAGCACTTCCCAGAACGGTCTACACAGCTGGAACTAGAGTAAGCAGCTCAGTGTGCAATCAAAAGGCCCTCACCTAGAACACAGGACTCAATGGTAGAGTGTGCTCAGAGAGCAGTCAGTGGCTCTCACTTCCAAGAGAAAAAATGCTTGGTAGTGCattcctttgatcccagcagaggcagtgtatctaaggccagcctgatctacacagatgGTTATCTAGAGACCCTCTTGCCAgcacacaaacacgcacagaAAAAGGACATGAGCTCAGAGAAACAAAGGGACCGCTGTGCACCTAGCCAGGACCATCAGCATTAACGAGGTCCACTGGTATTCTAGCTGGTAGAATACTTCACACTAGGACTCTAGGAAAATAagcgagaaaaaaaaaatcctattagCCAGGTGGGGGACAAATTCCTCCATCATTCTAACTTTTGggattttgggggggggatttgtttttcaaaacagatttctctgtgtagccctggctgtccttgaactcagagatctgcctgcctctgctaaaGCTGCGCCTCACCAGCATCCGACCtagcttttgttttaatttagttGATAGTACACAAACCAGACCTCCATCAAGGGTGTTGGTGAAGAGCACAGACTTGGGGGACATACCCATCCTCCAGGCTCAATGAGGTCTTAAGTGTCCTCAGCAAAATAGGTAAGTCCtggtttctcctttttttctttctttttaagacagggtctcactatgtagccttgactggcctagaactcaccatgtagacctgtctacctagaactcagagatctgtttgtcttttttaaaaaaatatttatttattatgtatacaatattctgtctgcatgtatgcctgcaggccagaagagggcaccagacctcattacagatggttgtgagccaccatgtggttgccgggaattaaactcaggacctttggaagagcaggcaatgctcttaaccactgagccttctctccagccccatctgcttgttttttttgttttgttttgttttttgtttttagagacagggtttctctgcggctttggagcctgtcctggaactagctctgtagaccaggctggtctcgaactcacagagatccgcctgcctctgcctcccgagtgctgggattaaaggcgtgcgccaccacagcccggccaaTCTGCTTGTTTTTTAAGTGTTTATCCCGctaagtagtccaggctggccttgaactggaaatctttcacctcagcctcctgaatgctggaattaacaGATTAGGCCTAGAGTAGACATCATAAAGCAAGCAGGCCATTTCAACCTAAACAAAGTCCAGATTCTGAAGGGCATGGACTTACTAACCTTGCATGACTATTTGTAATTATTGCATCAcagaagatatattctttcaCTTTTTATAAAGGGTGCTTGGGATTGAACCAAAATCATACACATGCTAAGCATACTCCACCCGGGTCTCTCCTAGTGTTtcacacccacagaaacaggcaGGGATGGTGACTTCCTAACCCCCTGCTTCAATCTGATGTGAGCAAGGGGGAAAgaaacttaaaaaggaaatacaagTATTATAATGTTTAATAGGACCCACCTCTCAGCCCCCACTGCACAGAAACCATCCAAAAACCAAGAGGAACTAGCGAGGGAGGTACC belongs to Microtus pennsylvanicus isolate mMicPen1 chromosome 13, mMicPen1.hap1, whole genome shotgun sequence and includes:
- the Lin28a gene encoding protein lin-28 homolog A; this encodes MGSVSNQQFAGGCAKAAEKAPEEAPADAARAADEPQLLHGAGICKWFNVRMGFGFLSMTARAGVALDPPVDVFVHQSKLHMEGFRSLKEGEAVEFTFKKSAKGLESIRVTGPGGVFCIGSERRPKGKNTQKRRSKGDRCYNCGGLDHHAKECKLPPQPKKCHFCQSINHMVASCPLKAQQAPTSQGKPAYFREEEEEIHSPALLPEAQN